Proteins from a genomic interval of Caldicellulosiruptor diazotrophicus:
- a CDS encoding ParB/RepB/Spo0J family partition protein: protein MFSLLIRQANKGDIEKDIYYIEDVPIEKVLPNPYQPRINFDERLIEELAVSIKTYGLLQPIIVRKKGEFYYLIAGERRLRACKHLGYSKIKAVVINVTDIESAILALIENIQRQDLDFFEEAQGYKQLADEFGLTQVEIAKRVGKTQSAIANKIRLLQLPADIRWMIREHGLSERHARALLKLESQEDMKYILSRIIEGGLTVSQTERLISDFLSGKKANKASRVIKVSMNDCRVVYNTIKKALKIFQKTDINYDIKENKTEAYYEIIVRINKKSPQTSS from the coding sequence TTGTTTTCGCTTTTGATACGTCAGGCAAACAAGGGGGATATTGAAAAAGATATATATTACATTGAAGATGTTCCAATTGAAAAGGTTTTGCCAAATCCATATCAACCAAGAATTAATTTTGATGAAAGACTTATTGAAGAGTTGGCTGTATCAATAAAAACTTATGGGCTTTTGCAGCCAATTATTGTGAGGAAAAAAGGTGAATTTTATTATCTCATTGCGGGCGAGCGAAGACTCAGAGCTTGCAAACATCTGGGCTATAGTAAAATTAAAGCAGTTGTGATAAATGTAACTGACATTGAAAGTGCAATTTTAGCGCTCATAGAAAATATACAACGTCAAGACCTTGACTTTTTCGAAGAAGCTCAAGGTTACAAACAACTTGCTGACGAGTTTGGTCTCACACAAGTCGAGATTGCAAAAAGAGTTGGAAAAACCCAGTCCGCTATTGCTAATAAAATTAGGCTTTTACAGCTACCGGCTGATATAAGATGGATGATACGTGAACATGGTCTTTCAGAACGTCATGCGCGTGCTCTTTTAAAACTTGAGTCGCAGGAGGATATGAAATATATACTATCGCGAATAATTGAAGGCGGTCTTACTGTTTCACAGACAGAAAGACTTATCTCTGATTTTCTTAGTGGCAAAAAGGCTAATAAAGCTTCAAGAGTAATTAAAGTATCTATGAACGATTGCAGAGTGGTATATAATACCATAAAAAAGGCCTTGAAAATATTCCAAAAAACTGATATAAATTATGATATAAAAGAAAACAAAACAGAGGCATACTACGAAATAATCGTTAGAATAAATAAAAAATCCCCGCAGACCTCCTCATAA
- a CDS encoding DUF4446 family protein, with protein sequence MKGFIITYAFEIIIFCLALNMILFLALLIEVTKNKSLKKRFIELTSNQDFKNLEDIIRQTNEKVEYFEEVLKALTKSHRTLSENTKLCIKKVGIIRYDAFENVGSRLSFALALLDEFDTGVVINSIYSREGCSVYAKPIENGISKYPLSAEEMQAIDIARKNYISKEIKE encoded by the coding sequence ATGAAAGGTTTTATAATTACATATGCTTTTGAGATAATTATTTTTTGTCTTGCACTGAACATGATACTTTTTCTTGCACTCTTGATAGAAGTTACAAAAAACAAAAGTCTTAAAAAGAGGTTTATTGAACTTACTTCAAATCAAGATTTCAAAAATTTAGAAGATATCATAAGACAAACCAATGAAAAGGTTGAATATTTTGAAGAGGTCCTGAAAGCCTTAACAAAGAGTCACAGGACACTTAGTGAAAATACCAAACTGTGCATAAAAAAAGTGGGTATTATTCGATACGATGCATTTGAAAATGTGGGAAGCAGACTTAGTTTTGCATTAGCGCTTCTTGATGAGTTTGACACAGGAGTTGTGATAAACAGTATATATTCGAGAGAGGGTTGCAGTGTATATGCAAAACCAATAGAAAATGGAATTTCAAAGTATCCGCTTTCTGCTGAGGAGATGCAGGCAATTGACATTGCAAGAAAAAACTACATTTCAAAAGAGATAAAAGAATAA
- the mnmG gene encoding tRNA uridine-5-carboxymethylaminomethyl(34) synthesis enzyme MnmG, with the protein MEFVAGEYDVAVVGAGHAGIEAALASARLGLRTIVFAINLDSIGNMPCNPSIGGTGKGHLVREIDALGGEMGKAADATAIQVRILNRAKGPAVYSLRAQCDRSRYRLYMKKVLENQENLDIRQAEVCEVLVEDGRVKGVKITTGAIFLAKAVVLATGTFLGGRVIIGETVFDSGPDGMHPARYLTENLKKLGIEMMRFKTGTPARVHRRSLDFSKMQIQPGDEKPLPFSFENEDNFNIEQVPCYLTYTTEETHRIIRENLHRAPLFTGLISGIGPRYCPSIEDKIVRFSDKPRHQVFIEPTGIDTDEMYVQGMSTSLPEDVQVRMYRSVIGLENVKIMRPAYAIEYDCINPLQLEPTLQFKKIKGLFSAGQINGTSGYEEAAAQGIIAGINAAMYVKGKEMIVLDRSQAYIGVLIDDLVTKGTNEPYRIMTSRAEYRLILRQDNADLRLTEIGYKIGLISQQRYEKFLQKKKMIEDEINRVKNTIIPPNEKVNNLLVQKGSSPISSGVRLSDLLKRPELSYDDLKDIDTNRPELPWYVQDEVEIEIKYEGYIKKQLERIEQFKKLENKKIPEWIDYNKIIGLSTEAKQKLSQIRPTSIGQASRISGVSPADISVLLIWLETVKHDQKD; encoded by the coding sequence ATGGAATTTGTTGCAGGTGAATATGACGTTGCGGTTGTTGGAGCTGGACATGCAGGAATAGAAGCTGCGCTTGCATCTGCTCGGCTTGGACTTAGAACCATCGTTTTTGCTATTAACTTAGACTCTATAGGCAATATGCCGTGCAATCCAAGCATTGGCGGGACAGGTAAAGGACACTTAGTTCGTGAGATTGACGCGCTTGGTGGTGAGATGGGTAAGGCTGCAGATGCAACAGCAATTCAGGTACGGATTTTAAACAGGGCAAAAGGTCCTGCGGTGTATTCACTGCGAGCACAGTGTGATAGAAGCCGATATAGGCTGTATATGAAAAAAGTACTTGAAAATCAAGAAAACCTTGATATAAGGCAAGCAGAGGTATGCGAGGTTTTAGTAGAAGATGGACGTGTAAAGGGTGTTAAAATTACAACAGGCGCAATTTTTTTAGCAAAAGCGGTTGTGCTTGCAACAGGTACGTTTCTTGGTGGAAGGGTAATAATAGGTGAGACTGTTTTTGATAGTGGTCCTGACGGTATGCATCCAGCAAGATATCTGACAGAAAATCTTAAAAAACTTGGAATTGAGATGATGAGGTTCAAGACTGGCACACCTGCGCGTGTTCACAGAAGGTCTTTGGACTTTTCAAAGATGCAGATTCAGCCAGGAGATGAAAAGCCTTTGCCCTTTTCTTTTGAGAATGAAGATAATTTTAATATTGAACAAGTGCCTTGTTATTTGACATACACAACAGAGGAAACTCATAGAATAATAAGAGAAAACCTTCACAGGGCACCACTTTTTACTGGTCTTATTTCTGGAATTGGGCCAAGATACTGTCCTTCGATTGAAGATAAAATTGTAAGATTTTCAGATAAACCAAGACATCAGGTGTTTATTGAACCAACAGGGATAGATACAGACGAGATGTATGTCCAAGGAATGTCAACCTCTTTGCCAGAAGATGTGCAGGTGAGGATGTACAGAAGTGTGATAGGGCTTGAGAATGTAAAGATTATGCGACCTGCATATGCAATTGAGTATGACTGTATAAACCCATTACAACTTGAACCTACGTTGCAGTTTAAGAAAATAAAAGGGCTTTTTTCGGCCGGACAGATAAATGGGACGTCAGGATACGAAGAAGCAGCTGCACAGGGAATAATTGCAGGTATTAATGCAGCAATGTATGTCAAGGGAAAAGAAATGATTGTTTTGGACAGGTCACAAGCTTACATTGGAGTTTTGATAGACGACCTTGTAACAAAAGGGACAAATGAACCTTACCGTATTATGACATCAAGAGCAGAATACAGACTAATTTTGAGGCAGGACAATGCAGACCTTCGTCTTACTGAAATTGGTTATAAGATTGGGCTTATATCACAACAAAGATATGAAAAGTTTCTGCAAAAGAAAAAGATGATAGAAGATGAGATTAACAGGGTAAAAAATACTATAATACCGCCAAACGAAAAGGTAAATAATCTTTTAGTGCAAAAGGGTTCGTCACCAATCTCATCGGGTGTTAGGCTTTCTGACTTGTTAAAGAGGCCTGAGCTTTCGTATGACGATTTGAAGGATATAGATACAAACCGACCAGAACTTCCGTGGTATGTTCAGGATGAGGTTGAAATTGAGATAAAATACGAAGGGTATATAAAAAAGCAACTTGAGAGGATTGAACAGTTTAAAAAACTTGAAAATAAAAAGATACCAGAATGGATTGATTATAATAAAATTATTGGTCTTTCAACTGAGGCAAAACAAAAACTTTCGCAAATAAGACCTACTTCAATTGGCCAGGCTTCGAGAATTTCTGGTGTTTCACCGGCAGATATATCTGTTCTTCTTATCTGGCTTGAGACAGTCAAACACGACCAAAAAGATTAA
- a CDS encoding ParA family protein, translated as MARIVAIVNQKGGVGKTTTCVNLSAAISRMSKKVLAIDCDPQGNLTSGFGIDKKSLGKTTYDVLIGNCSADEAIVKEKFENLSILPANVNLAGAEIELVSMIAREFRLKDAIEKIKDEYDYIFIDCPPSLGLLTINALATSNSVIIPIQCEYYALEGLSQLSNTISLVRKHLNKNLEIDGVVLTMFDSRTNLSLEVVEEVKRFFGQKVFLSLIPRNVRLSEAPSFGLPGIFYDPESKGAKAYIELAEEYINRIENTFSRGAI; from the coding sequence ATGGCAAGAATTGTTGCAATTGTTAATCAAAAAGGTGGTGTTGGGAAAACAACCACCTGTGTTAATTTGTCTGCTGCTATAAGTAGAATGAGCAAAAAGGTTTTGGCAATTGATTGTGACCCACAAGGTAATCTCACAAGTGGGTTTGGAATAGACAAAAAATCTCTTGGAAAAACAACATATGATGTTTTGATAGGAAACTGCTCAGCTGACGAAGCTATTGTAAAAGAAAAGTTTGAGAATTTGAGTATTCTTCCTGCAAATGTGAACTTAGCTGGTGCTGAAATTGAACTTGTGTCAATGATTGCAAGAGAATTTAGATTAAAAGATGCTATTGAAAAGATAAAAGATGAATATGACTATATTTTTATTGACTGTCCGCCATCATTGGGATTATTGACTATTAATGCATTGGCAACCTCCAACTCTGTAATTATACCTATACAATGTGAATATTATGCTTTAGAAGGATTAAGTCAGCTTTCAAATACGATTTCACTTGTAAGAAAACATTTAAATAAGAACTTAGAGATTGATGGTGTTGTTCTTACAATGTTTGATTCAAGAACAAATCTTTCGTTGGAAGTTGTTGAAGAAGTAAAAAGGTTTTTTGGGCAGAAAGTGTTTTTGAGTTTAATTCCAAGAAATGTAAGACTTTCAGAGGCACCCTCATTTGGTCTTCCGGGTATATTTTATGACCCTGAATCAAAAGGTGCAAAAGCATACATAGAACTTGCTGAGGAGTACATAAACAGAATAGAAAATACATTTTCAAGGGGTGCGATATAA
- a CDS encoding phosphate ABC transporter substrate-binding protein PstS family protein, protein MKKALFERLISLLVLVFMISTICLIPLISYSQSLTVKSKSLPSTTTQRQIVITFSQDISKGPNFNKITLLKNKKTKVQFVAQVSYNKLVITIKENLTAKAQYLLTIPKNAVMSAKGESNLELKYTFIPQIYSSNLSGRIMIAGSTSVQPLADELARYFMQQYPKVSIEVQGGGSSVGIKSAIQGIVDIGTSSRELTEDESKQLSAKGWQEIKIAEDGIAIIVHKSNPVSNLTIDQIRDIFSGKIKNWKEVGGKDAKIVVVTREEGSGTRGAFEEIVMGKSSKITDSAIVQPSTGAVKTTVSQDENSIGYISIGVLDSTVKGVKVEGVEPTEKNVKLGKYKIKRPFLFLVSKNPSKVTKAFVDFVLSDEGQAIVAKNYISVK, encoded by the coding sequence ATGAAAAAAGCTCTTTTTGAAAGGTTAATTTCATTATTAGTACTTGTTTTTATGATATCAACAATATGCCTAATTCCACTAATCTCTTATTCACAAAGTTTAACAGTAAAGTCAAAATCATTACCATCAACAACTACACAAAGACAGATTGTGATTACATTTTCTCAAGACATTTCTAAAGGCCCAAACTTTAATAAGATTACACTATTAAAGAACAAAAAAACAAAGGTACAATTTGTTGCACAGGTTTCATATAACAAGCTTGTTATAACCATAAAAGAAAATCTTACTGCAAAAGCTCAGTATCTTTTGACAATACCAAAAAATGCTGTTATGTCAGCAAAAGGTGAATCAAACTTAGAACTAAAGTACACATTTATTCCACAGATTTATTCATCAAATCTTTCTGGAAGAATTATGATTGCAGGTTCAACATCTGTCCAGCCACTTGCTGACGAGCTTGCAAGATATTTCATGCAACAGTATCCAAAAGTATCAATTGAAGTTCAGGGTGGAGGTTCATCTGTTGGAATAAAATCTGCTATACAAGGAATTGTTGATATTGGAACATCATCAAGAGAATTAACAGAAGATGAATCAAAACAACTATCAGCAAAAGGCTGGCAGGAGATAAAAATTGCAGAAGATGGCATTGCAATTATTGTTCATAAATCAAATCCAGTATCAAATCTTACTATTGACCAGATAAGAGATATCTTCTCTGGCAAAATTAAAAACTGGAAAGAAGTTGGTGGAAAAGATGCCAAGATTGTTGTTGTAACAAGAGAAGAAGGTTCAGGAACAAGAGGTGCATTTGAAGAAATAGTTATGGGAAAATCATCAAAAATTACAGACTCTGCAATTGTCCAGCCGTCAACTGGTGCTGTAAAAACAACAGTTTCACAGGATGAAAATTCAATTGGATATATATCGATTGGTGTATTAGATAGCACAGTAAAAGGTGTTAAGGTTGAAGGTGTAGAACCAACAGAAAAGAATGTTAAACTTGGGAAATATAAAATTAAAAGACCGTTTCTCTTCTTAGTTTCCAAAAACCCAAGTAAAGTTACAAAAGCTTTTGTAGATTTTGTTCTCTCTGATGAAGGTCAGGCAATTGTTGCTAAAAATTATATATCAGTAAAATAA
- the rsmG gene encoding 16S rRNA (guanine(527)-N(7))-methyltransferase RsmG: MELLDKVLEYYKVKNPLVVKQLFIKYMNLVLEKNKLFNLTAIENENEFVVKHIADSLSLLKFIEEDNSYQNPVAIDIGSGFGAPGLFVKIAMPRLNIFLNDSNKKKCKFMNEVKECLGISGVTVVCERAEILGRKEEFREKFRFVFARAVDRLNVLCEYALPLLEIGGVFLAQKGFECEDEIDTAKNAIEVLGGEIYSIEKFVLPYSEEKRSIIVIKKLRHTPSNFPRNTKQIVKKPL, from the coding sequence ATGGAATTGTTGGATAAAGTTCTTGAATACTATAAGGTTAAAAATCCACTGGTTGTGAAACAACTTTTTATTAAGTATATGAATTTGGTACTGGAGAAAAATAAACTTTTTAACCTTACAGCTATAGAAAATGAAAATGAGTTTGTGGTAAAACATATTGCTGATTCTCTGTCACTGTTAAAATTCATTGAGGAAGATAACTCGTATCAAAACCCTGTTGCTATAGACATTGGCTCTGGATTTGGTGCACCAGGACTTTTTGTTAAGATTGCAATGCCAAGATTGAATATATTTCTCAATGACTCAAACAAGAAAAAGTGTAAATTTATGAATGAGGTAAAAGAATGTTTGGGAATTTCTGGTGTGACAGTTGTGTGTGAAAGAGCAGAAATTTTAGGCAGGAAAGAGGAGTTTAGAGAAAAATTTAGGTTTGTATTTGCTCGTGCAGTTGACAGATTGAATGTCCTGTGTGAATATGCTCTTCCGCTACTAGAAATTGGCGGTGTTTTTTTAGCTCAAAAAGGATTTGAATGTGAAGATGAAATTGACACTGCGAAAAATGCAATTGAAGTTTTGGGTGGAGAAATTTATAGTATAGAAAAATTTGTGCTTCCATACTCAGAGGAAAAAAGAAGTATTATTGTTATAAAAAAATTGCGACATACACCGTCAAATTTCCCCAGAAATACAAAGCAGATTGTAAAAAAACCCCTATAG
- a CDS encoding alkaline phosphatase, with protein sequence MKNVFVKRKNILITSILILCLILSTFAFAQQDTNDNENRVKNVILMIPDGMTIAHTTLARWYQDGEPLAMDELACGLIRTYSANNPITDSAPAATAYATGFKTQNRYLSIYPEMVSMPGVGQVDEKDFYKPIITVLEAAKKLGKSTGLVFTCQFPHATPAAFASHTDNRNDYESIAEQMVYNNIDVVLGGGYKYIDKNQRKDKEDLVGYLRQNGYFVTTNWHDAKNYSGQKIWGLFAQDAMHYDFDRKDAGEPSLAEMTQKALYILSKNRNGFFLMIEGSEIDWASHANDPVGVVSEVLAFDKAVKVALDFAKSREDTAVLIVPDHNNGGMTLGTRGVSIDSIMLNSLLKYIRKATRTGLGVEELLGNNRTDENIKKIVSKYYGIDDLTQDEINAIKSAPQGKLNTVLGQMISKRSYIGWTSDEHTGEEVVLYAYHPKNYIPRGVIDNTQVCDYMCEILGIDLYSFNENAYLSNIELEEKGYQVSIDNSNPSNIQLLINKGDKTYIIPQNKNIVIEGSNQYKLKFVSVYIPSAKKFFVSSDILDIIK encoded by the coding sequence ATGAAAAATGTTTTTGTAAAAAGAAAAAATATACTTATTACATCAATTTTAATCCTATGTCTCATCTTATCAACCTTTGCATTTGCCCAGCAAGATACAAACGACAATGAAAACAGAGTAAAAAATGTGATTCTAATGATTCCTGATGGTATGACAATAGCACACACAACACTTGCACGCTGGTACCAAGATGGCGAACCATTAGCAATGGACGAACTTGCATGTGGTCTTATAAGAACATATTCTGCTAACAATCCTATTACTGACTCAGCACCGGCTGCAACAGCCTATGCAACAGGTTTCAAAACACAAAACAGGTACCTTTCCATTTATCCTGAGATGGTTTCAATGCCTGGAGTTGGTCAGGTTGATGAAAAAGATTTTTATAAACCTATAATAACTGTATTGGAAGCGGCTAAAAAGTTAGGAAAATCAACTGGTCTTGTTTTTACTTGTCAATTTCCACATGCAACACCTGCTGCATTTGCTTCACATACAGATAACAGAAACGATTATGAATCAATAGCTGAACAGATGGTTTACAACAATATTGATGTTGTCCTTGGTGGAGGATACAAGTATATCGATAAGAATCAAAGAAAAGACAAAGAAGATTTGGTAGGATACCTGAGACAAAATGGATATTTTGTTACAACAAACTGGCATGACGCAAAAAACTATTCTGGTCAAAAAATTTGGGGTTTGTTTGCACAGGATGCTATGCATTATGATTTTGACAGAAAAGATGCAGGCGAACCATCTTTGGCAGAGATGACACAAAAAGCGCTTTATATTCTATCTAAGAATAGAAACGGGTTTTTCTTAATGATTGAGGGAAGTGAAATTGACTGGGCATCACATGCAAACGACCCTGTCGGAGTTGTGTCAGAAGTTTTGGCTTTTGACAAAGCAGTCAAAGTGGCATTAGACTTTGCAAAATCAAGAGAAGATACAGCTGTTTTAATAGTCCCTGACCATAATAATGGAGGAATGACACTTGGCACAAGAGGTGTATCTATTGACAGCATTATGTTAAATAGTCTTTTGAAATATATTCGAAAAGCTACACGAACAGGATTAGGAGTTGAAGAACTTCTTGGAAATAACAGAACAGATGAGAATATCAAAAAGATTGTTTCAAAATATTACGGAATTGATGACCTCACACAGGATGAGATAAACGCAATTAAGTCAGCTCCGCAAGGTAAACTAAACACAGTGCTTGGCCAGATGATAAGTAAAAGGTCATATATTGGTTGGACATCTGATGAACATACAGGAGAAGAAGTGGTACTTTATGCATACCATCCAAAAAATTATATCCCAAGAGGAGTTATAGATAACACTCAGGTTTGTGACTACATGTGTGAGATTTTAGGTATTGACCTTTATTCATTCAATGAAAATGCATATTTATCTAACATAGAATTAGAAGAAAAGGGATATCAGGTCTCAATTGATAACAGCAATCCTTCCAATATACAGCTTTTAATAAATAAAGGTGACAAAACATATATCATTCCACAGAACAAAAACATTGTTATTGAGGGATCAAACCAGTACAAATTAAAATTTGTCAGTGTATATATCCCATCTGCTAAGAAATTCTTTGTATCAAGCGATATACTCGATATAATTAAGTAA
- a CDS encoding PP2C family protein-serine/threonine phosphatase — protein sequence MEFSKSFYESILNGMLDLVRVIDIDGVVVFCNTKMKEEFGDQTGKKCYELFCKDSRCEDCIATRSVRENTRFMKYAHYKDKIYYVISSPVYGQNGKAVGTVEVFRDITEQRKIEERLRRQNEILRRDLEFAKRLQQSLLPVIPRIEGYRITYTYKPCERLGGDFLDVISIDDKIVFYVADVAGHGLLASMVTIFVKQSIIKNAHTYINSSAQEIMKGVLLDFIEMNFPSEIYITIVLGILEKQSGKVTMISAGHVTEPILVKANKKVKMFSMRGQPIASIDLEQGFEMKETILEKNDKLIFYSDGLIESKNKQGEMYGKKRLIKRILSIKNINTELLIRDVRNFVSDIDDDIAVLMIEKI from the coding sequence ATGGAGTTTTCAAAAAGCTTTTATGAGAGTATTTTGAATGGAATGCTTGACCTTGTAAGGGTCATTGACATAGATGGAGTTGTTGTTTTTTGCAATACCAAGATGAAAGAAGAATTTGGTGACCAGACAGGGAAAAAATGTTATGAACTTTTTTGCAAAGATTCGCGGTGTGAAGATTGCATTGCAACAAGGTCTGTGAGAGAAAATACACGGTTTATGAAGTATGCACATTATAAAGACAAGATATATTATGTAATAAGCTCACCAGTCTACGGTCAAAACGGGAAAGCAGTTGGAACTGTTGAGGTGTTCAGGGATATTACAGAACAGAGAAAGATTGAAGAAAGACTCAGACGCCAGAATGAGATTTTAAGACGTGATTTAGAGTTTGCAAAGAGGCTTCAACAATCCCTGCTTCCAGTAATACCAAGGATTGAAGGATACAGAATTACATACACCTATAAACCATGCGAAAGACTTGGTGGAGATTTTTTGGATGTCATTAGCATTGATGACAAAATAGTTTTCTATGTAGCAGACGTTGCAGGGCATGGACTTTTAGCATCAATGGTAACTATATTTGTAAAACAAAGTATCATTAAAAATGCGCATACATACATAAACTCAAGTGCACAAGAGATAATGAAAGGAGTTTTATTAGATTTTATTGAGATGAACTTTCCAAGCGAGATATACATCACAATCGTGCTTGGCATCTTAGAAAAACAGAGCGGAAAAGTAACAATGATTTCTGCCGGGCATGTGACAGAACCCATTTTGGTCAAAGCAAATAAGAAGGTAAAGATGTTTTCGATGAGAGGGCAGCCAATTGCATCAATTGACCTTGAACAAGGGTTTGAGATGAAAGAAACAATCCTTGAGAAAAATGACAAACTGATATTTTACTCAGATGGACTTATTGAAAGTAAAAACAAACAGGGTGAGATGTATGGCAAAAAAAGGCTTATAAAGAGAATACTGAGTATCAAAAACATAAATACAGAGCTTTTGATACGAGATGTGAGAAATTTTGTGTCAGACATAGATGACGATATAGCTGTTTTGATGATTGAGAAGATATAA
- a CDS encoding ParB/RepB/Spo0J family partition protein, with amino-acid sequence MKKRLGRGLDALFGDEYLGNENESTVEEVNDQNIERIEEIDIDLIELSENQPRKIFNDEEIEELANSIKSVGLIQPIVVQKKDGNRYILIAGERRLRACMLAGIKKVKCIIKKYENPFEIALIENIQRKDLNPYEKALAFKKLIEEFGYTQEKLGERLGISRAKVANTLRILNLGEDIINLIIEGKISEGHAKVLLSVDDEQKRNKLAQIVAEKNLSVRELEKLVKSSDNKNEIEVESEIIREIEENLMKLFGLKVKIQKKKNRGKIEIEFTSDEELEKIISILMP; translated from the coding sequence ATGAAAAAGAGGCTCGGAAGAGGTCTTGATGCCCTGTTTGGGGATGAATATTTAGGTAATGAGAATGAGTCGACAGTTGAAGAGGTTAATGACCAAAATATTGAGCGAATAGAAGAAATTGATATCGATTTAATTGAGTTATCTGAAAATCAGCCAAGGAAAATATTTAATGATGAAGAAATTGAGGAACTTGCAAACTCAATTAAAAGTGTTGGGTTAATTCAGCCTATTGTGGTTCAAAAAAAAGATGGTAACAGGTATATTTTGATTGCAGGTGAAAGAAGATTAAGAGCATGTATGCTTGCCGGTATCAAGAAGGTTAAATGTATTATAAAGAAATATGAAAATCCTTTTGAGATAGCTTTGATAGAAAATATACAGAGGAAGGATTTAAATCCATATGAAAAAGCATTAGCGTTTAAAAAACTTATAGAAGAGTTTGGATACACACAAGAAAAGCTTGGGGAAAGACTTGGAATTTCGCGTGCAAAAGTTGCGAATACACTTCGAATTTTGAACCTTGGAGAAGATATAATAAACTTGATAATAGAGGGAAAAATTTCAGAAGGACATGCAAAGGTATTGCTATCAGTTGATGATGAACAGAAAAGAAATAAACTTGCACAGATTGTTGCTGAAAAGAATTTGAGTGTAAGAGAATTAGAAAAACTTGTCAAATCAAGCGATAATAAGAACGAGATTGAAGTTGAGAGTGAGATAATTCGGGAGATTGAAGAAAATCTGATGAAGCTTTTTGGACTTAAGGTTAAAATACAAAAAAAGAAAAATAGAGGGAAAATAGAAATTGAGTTTACGTCAGATGAGGAGCTTGAAAAGATAATATCTATACTCATGCCATAA